The bacterium genomic sequence TGTTCCATCTTCTTCGAGCCGATCAATTTTTGGGCGAAGGCCGCCGAGACCCCCGCCGCCAGGACCAGCAGCCAGTGGCCGACGGCGTAGGCCAACAGGAGCCCCATGCCGTAGGCGACGTTCTCGCTGGTGGCGGCGAAGGCCAGGACCAGCGCCAGCACCGGCACGGCGCAGGGGGAGGCGGCCACCCCGAAGAGCAGCCCCAGGATGAAGGCGCCCCAGAGCCCCTTCGATTTGATCTTCAGCCGGGCGAAGCCGGGCAGCTCGATCCGGATCAACCCCCACAGGTTCAGCCCCACGAAAATCGCCACCGCGGCGAGAATCCAGTACCAGAAGCTCCCCTGGAGCCCGAAGAGCCCGCCCACATAGGCGGCGATCCCCCCGAGGATGACGAAGGTCAGCGTCAGGCCCAGCATGAACAAGAGGCTGTAAGAAAGGGCCTTGCGGGTGCTCCCCTGCGCGTACCCCCCGACGAAGCCGATGGAGAGCGGGATCATCGCCAGGACGCAGGGCGAGAAGGAGGAGAT encodes the following:
- a CDS encoding sulfite exporter TauE/SafE family protein, whose product is MDDLLVSIGGWLTSAPLLAFLGVFLAGIISSFSPCVLAMIPLSIGFVGGYAQGSTRKALSYSLLFMLGLTLTFVILGGIAAYVGGLFGLQGSFWYWILAAVAIFVGLNLWGLIRIELPGFARLKIKSKGLWGAFILGLLFGVAASPCAVPVLALVLAFAATSENVAYGMGLLLAYAVGHWLLVLAAGVSAAFAQKLIGSKKMEQAGAVLKKVAGSLLILVGLYFVYLAV